DNA from Saccharicrinis carchari:
GCCCCACCGTTCAGCTCCGCCAAAGACCCGGTAAATCAATTAGGCTACAATGCCGAAAATATTATCCGTGGATTGTTTAAACCCTTGTCGCCCTTTAAATTTGCCAAGCGGATAAAAAAGGATGTCTTTGTGTTGGATGTGCGCACCCCGGAGGAGTTTAGTATCGATGCCATTGAGGATGCTGTTAATATTGAGCTGGATGCAGTTCGCAAAAATCTTCACCGCATACCGAAAGATAAAAAGATAATGATTTTTTGTGGGGTAGGTTTGCGTGGGTATGTAGCCGCCCGAATTCTAAAGCAAAATGGCTTCGATAAGGTGTATAATTTATCCGGTGGTTTAAAAGTATATCGACAGACTATGGATGAACAATCGAATGCAATATTTTTTTCGTCCGAAGAAAAGCAAAACGAGCTTGTATCGGGAAGTAATGGTGCCGGTATGCCAAAAATAGAGGTAAGGCAGATGGTTGTTGATGCCTGTGGGCTGCAGTGTCCGGGACCCGTACTTAAACTCAAAGATAGTATTGATGCCATCGAGTACGGCGAAAGGTTGGAGGTGAAAGCCACCGACCCGGGTTTTTACAACGATGTAGCCTCATGGTGTAATGTAACAGGACACCAATTGATATCGCGTGAAAACAAGTCGGGAGAGATAAGAGCCATTATCCAGAAGAATAAAAAGGAAACCGAAAACCAGGCTACCGCTAAATCCGATAACGATCACAAAACCATGGTGGTATTCAGCGATGATATGGATCGGGCTCTGGCTTCCTTTGTAATAGCGAACGGAGCGGCCAGCATGGGTAAAAAGGTTACCATGTTTTTCACCTTTTGGGGACTGAACGTAATTAAAGATGTAAATCGCCCCAAGTTGAAGAAGGATGTAATGGGCAATATGTTCGATAAAATGATGCCCGGACATGCCGGTAAGCTTAGACTATCTAACATGAACATGGGAGGCATGGGACGCCGTATGATGAAGCTGCGAATGAAAGACAAAAACGTTGATGCATTAGAAACCATGATTGAACAGGCACAACAAAGCGGCATAAACATGATAGCCTGCCAAATGAGTATGGACATTATGGGTGTGCAAAAAGAGGAGCTGATAAATGGCGTAAACATTGGAGGTGTAGCTAATTATCTGGAGGAGGCAGAACAATCGAATCTTAATTTGTTTATTTAAAAAACATGTAATCTTTTTTGCGCATGGGGTAACTAATGGCGTTGTATAATTAGTTTACCCCCGTGCGTAATTTGTAACAGTGCAATAATTTTAAAACACGCTTGTGGACTTTACTATTGATTCCATTTTTTATAAATTGATTGCCTGGTAGCGTGGAACGATCGTTACTTTATTTTATACAGCACTCACGGGGTTGACTAAAAGCATCACGGACATATGACCCTGTGTGTTAGCCTGGCGATTGAAATGAATCTTCTCGCTTATACATTGCCGCTAAATAAAATAATTAAAATAAATTACGGCTATTGTTGCAGGTGTAGTAATTTACTTTATCTTTGTCGCATAAATTTTTTTAATTACAGTAATGAACAAAGGAACAGTAAAATTTTTCAATGAATCTAAAGGATTTGGATTCATCAAAGAGGACGAAACAAACCAGGAGTATTTCGTTCACGTATCAGGTTTAATCGATGAAATTCGTGAAGACGATGCGGTAGAATTCGAGCTTAAAGAAGGTCGCAAAGGAATGAA
Protein-coding regions in this window:
- a CDS encoding cold-shock protein, yielding MNKGTVKFFNESKGFGFIKEDETNQEYFVHVSGLIDEIREDDAVEFELKEGRKGMNAVNVRVL